The genomic DNA TCTCATAGGTCAGCGCGGCATCGTTGAGGACCAGCTTGTCGAGGGCCTTGATCAGGTCCGGGTAGTCGTCGCTCGAGAGCGGATACATCGACGAGAAGACCACCGGCTTGGCTTCTTTATAGCCCGGCAACGGCTCCTCGGCAGGCCGCCCGGAGTCGGTGATGGTGTCGCCGATCGCGATCTCACGCACCGCTTTGATACCTGCGATGACATAGCCGACATCGCCGGCTTCGAGGCTCTTGCGTTTGACCCGCTCGAGCTGCAGCAGCCCCACTTCCTCGATCTCGTAGTCCTTGGCGGTGTGCATCAGGCGCGCCTTCTGACCGGCTCGGAGCGTGCCCTGCCTGACTCGCACCAGCAGAACCACGCCGCGGTAAGGATCGTACTGGGCATCGAAAATCAGCGCCTGCAACGGAGCGTCCGCGTCGCCCTTCGGCGCCGGCAGCTTGGTGACGACCGCCTCAAGGACGTCCTCTATGCCCGTGCCCTTCTTCGCCGAACAGAGCACGGCGTCGAACGGATCGAGGCCGAGGTCTTCTTCGATCTCTTCCAGGGCGCCATCGACGTCAGCCGAGGGCAGGTCAATCTTGTTGACCACCGGCACGATCTCGAGGTCGTACTCGAGCGCGAGATAGAGATTGGCCACGGTCTGTGCCTCGACCCCCTGCGCCGCGTCGACCACCAACAACGCGCCCTCGCAAGACATCAGGGATCGGCGCACCTCGTGCGAGAAATCCACATGGCCCGGCGTGTCGATCAGGTTGAGCTGGTACTCGTTGCCATCTTTCGCCTTGTAATTGAGCGTTATGGTGTTGCTCTTGATGGTGATGCCGCGCTCGCGCTCGATGTCCATCGAGTCCAGGATCTGGTCGCGAAACTCGCGATCCTCGACACCACCACAGGTCTGGATCAACCGATCGGCAAGCGTGGACTTGCCGTGGTCGATGTGCGCGATGATGCAGAAGTTGCGGATGTTCTTCACGCTGGGGAGTCTATCGGGATCCTCTCTCGTCAAGCGAAGTGTCGGCGGCGATTCGGCAGCTGATTCGGTCGAGACCCTTCGCTTCGCTCGAGGGCAAGCGGTGATCGACTCCGCTGAGCCTCCGAGGCTTCGAAAACCAGTCGGTAGGGGACACGAAGGAATCGTGTCCCCGATGCCCGAGAACACTCCGGGTCCTCTTGCGTATCAAATCCAGAACCGAGCACAACATGCCCCGCTATACTCGAACCTCTCGGCGTTCGCCGGCTGCGCCGGTTCCCGGCGCCCCTTTCATCCAAAGGAGACTCTCGATATGCGCAGATTACTGGGACTACTGACCGTGGCCGCTCTGAGCTTGAGCGGCACCATGGCGCCTGCGGCCGACTTCGAGATCCCCGACGTGCCCTACGAATCGTTCACTCTCGACAACGGCATGACCGTCATCGTTCACGAGGACCACAAGGCGCCGATCGTGGCGGTCAACATCTGGTACCACGTCGGCTCCAAGAACGAAAAACCCGGCAAGACCGGCTTCGCTCACCTGTTCGAGCATCTGATGTTCAACGGCTCGGAGAACTACAACTTCGACTACTTCAAGATCATGGAGCGCATCGGCGCCACCGAGCTCAACGGCACGACCTGGTTCGATCGAACGAACTACTTCCAGAATGTGCCGACCAACGCCCTCGATCTGACACTCTGGATGGAGTCCGATCGCATGGGACACTTGCTCGGCGCCATAGACCAAGAACGCCTGGACGAGCAGCGCGGCGTGGTTCAGAACGAGAAGCGACAGGGCTTGAACCAGCCCTATGGCGAGGTTCGCGTGCTCATACCGCCCGCGGCCTACCCCGCCGCACACCCCTACTCCTGGTCGACCATCGGTTCGATGGAGGACCTGAAAGCGGCTTCTCTCGAGGACGTCCAGGAGTGGTTCAAGACCTACTACGGCGCCGCCAACGCGGTGCTGGTTCTGGCCGGAGACATCGACGTCGAGACCGCCAAGCAGAAGGCCAGTCTCTACTTCGGTGACATTCCCTCCGGACCTCCGGTTACCAAGCAGGAGGCGTGGATCGCCAAGCGCAGCGCTGATCAGCGCATTGCGCTCCAGGACCGCGTTGCCCAGGCTCGCATCTACAAGCAGTGGAACGTGCCCCAGTGGGGCACGCCAGAAAACGAGCACCTCGGTCTCGTCTCCAGCATCCTGACCGAAGGCAAGAACTCTCGGCTCTTCAAGCGCCTCGTATACGACGACCAGATAGCCACCGACGTCGTCTCCTTCGTCTGGCCTTTCGAGATCTCGGGGCAGTTCCGAATCTACGCCACGGCGCAACCCGGTGGTGACCTGGCGGCTGTGGAGAAGGCCGTCGACGAGGAGATCCGGCGCTTCATCGAAGAGGGGCCGACCGAGGCCGAGCTCGAGCGCGTCAAGACGCAGCAGTTCGCCGAATTCGTTCGCAACATCGAAGGTGTGGGTGGCTTCGGCGGCAAGTCCGACCTCCTTGCTCGGCATCGGGTCTACGGCGGCGACCCCGGGTTCTACAAACAGCGTCTCGAGTGGATGAAGACCGCGACCGTCGGCGACGTGCGCACAGCCGCGGCCGACTGGCTTTCGGCGGGCCAGCTCGCAGTCGAA from bacterium includes the following:
- the lepA gene encoding elongation factor 4, which gives rise to MKNIRNFCIIAHIDHGKSTLADRLIQTCGGVEDREFRDQILDSMDIERERGITIKSNTITLNYKAKDGNEYQLNLIDTPGHVDFSHEVRRSLMSCEGALLVVDAAQGVEAQTVANLYLALEYDLEIVPVVNKIDLPSADVDGALEEIEEDLGLDPFDAVLCSAKKGTGIEDVLEAVVTKLPAPKGDADAPLQALIFDAQYDPYRGVVLLVRVRQGTLRAGQKARLMHTAKDYEIEEVGLLQLERVKRKSLEAGDVGYVIAGIKAVREIAIGDTITDSGRPAEEPLPGYKEAKPVVFSSMYPLSSDDYPDLIKALDKLVLNDAALTYEKDSSVALGFGFRCGFLGLLHLEVVQERLQREYGLSLLLSAPSVRYRMELVDGGEVSIDNPALYPDPTNIEQAYEPYIKASILMPERYIGAVMELCRDRRGEHTSFNYLAVGRVELTSELPLAEVLFDFYDRLKSLTQGYGSFDYEVLDRRPTDLVKVDILVNEEPVDALSQLVHRDKARARALHYCERLADTIPRQQFKIKIQGVIGGKIIARSTINAYRKDVTAKCYGGDITRKRKLLEKQKAGKKKMMVVGSVEIPQSAFIAVLKSDAGS